In one Meiothermus sp. QL-1 genomic region, the following are encoded:
- a CDS encoding YpdA family putative bacillithiol disulfide reductase, whose translation MWDLLIVGAGPVGLSAAIEAKRAGLEAVVLERGTLVNTIYRWPRETVFFSEARNLEIGGHPFPSLGAKPTRREALQYYRRVAENEGLEVRTYTEATAIQPTASGFEVRYRDREGEGVEKARFVLVATGYYDNPNRLGVPGEELPHVRYGLEEVLPYWKQQVVVVGGSNSAVEAALELYRGGARVAVVHHEAEIRPRVKYWLKPDFENRVREGAIQLWLNARVREILKRAVRIEVKGEERLLPADFVLIHIGYRAVDDLLRAAKVAYAGDAPVLSAHFETSLPGLFVAGSAGYGTDTRTVFIENGREHARLAVQEMARRLARVGGV comes from the coding sequence ATGTGGGACCTGCTCATCGTGGGGGCCGGGCCGGTGGGGCTCTCTGCCGCCATTGAGGCCAAGCGGGCGGGGCTAGAGGCGGTGGTGTTGGAGCGGGGCACCCTGGTGAACACCATCTACCGCTGGCCCCGCGAGACGGTTTTTTTCAGCGAGGCCAGGAACCTCGAGATCGGCGGGCACCCCTTTCCCTCCCTGGGGGCTAAACCTACCCGGCGGGAGGCCTTGCAGTACTACCGGCGGGTGGCGGAGAACGAAGGGCTGGAGGTGCGCACCTACACCGAGGCCACGGCTATCCAGCCCACGGCCTCGGGCTTTGAGGTGAGATACCGCGACCGGGAGGGGGAAGGGGTGGAGAAGGCCCGCTTTGTGCTGGTGGCCACCGGCTACTACGACAACCCCAACCGGCTGGGGGTGCCGGGGGAGGAGCTGCCCCACGTGCGCTATGGGCTGGAGGAGGTTTTGCCCTACTGGAAGCAGCAGGTGGTGGTGGTGGGCGGTTCCAACAGCGCGGTGGAGGCGGCCCTCGAGCTCTACCGAGGGGGGGCCAGGGTTGCGGTGGTGCACCACGAGGCGGAGATACGCCCTCGGGTCAAGTACTGGCTCAAGCCCGACTTCGAGAACCGGGTGCGGGAGGGGGCCATCCAGCTTTGGCTGAACGCCCGGGTGCGGGAAATCCTGAAGCGGGCGGTGCGGATTGAGGTGAAGGGGGAAGAGCGGCTGCTTCCGGCCGACTTCGTCCTCATTCACATCGGCTACCGGGCGGTGGACGACCTGCTCCGGGCGGCCAAGGTGGCCTACGCGGGGGACGCTCCTGTGCTTTCGGCCCACTTCGAGACCAGCCTGCCGGGCCTTTTTGTGGCGGGCAGCGCGGGGTACGGCACGGACACCCGCACGGTTTTCATCGAGAACGGCCGGGAGCACGCCCGCCTGGCGGTGCAGGAGATGGCCCGCCGCCTTGCGCGGGTGGGGGGGGTATAG
- the tilS gene encoding tRNA lysidine(34) synthetase TilS translates to MVPEGVLVAGVSGGGDSVALLLLLTTTPRQVVVAHLDHALRPDSSQDALWVRALAERLGYPFESERLEVARIAAERGENLEATARELRYSFLAKVAKKYGAQAVLVAHTQDDQAETVLLQLLQGTGRGLGMRAKRGKVVRPLLEVSRSTLREYLNHKGQAWLEDISNADVSFDRNFLRQEILPRLQARFPQAKAALARFAGISQVEDEALDPLAQGILIQDKRWPCPAYRVAPLLQAPAGLRRRALRQVLEAIQIRPEAAWIAQLERALHGEAFTLPEGWQVRRRDGTLFLIPALPGLFPPWRGARLPQPGDYVFLPKRRMRLVDFLGEHGVPLELKQLWPVRAVGSEVQEVWKLWPEPEDLRYMRLALEEARRAEQKGEVPIGAVVVLDDRVLAQAHNQVEHLRSATAHAELLALHQALLKQGEKVLPGATVYVSLEPCPMCFGALAEAQVGRVVYAVENLKAGAVSVHRLKPPFAWEGGWLEREAAQLLRGFFTQRRTP, encoded by the coding sequence ATGGTGCCTGAAGGAGTATTGGTGGCGGGGGTCTCGGGCGGAGGGGACTCGGTGGCGCTCTTGCTCCTGCTCACCACCACCCCCCGCCAGGTGGTGGTGGCCCATCTGGACCATGCGCTGCGCCCGGACTCGTCGCAGGATGCCCTGTGGGTCAGGGCGCTGGCCGAGCGGCTGGGCTACCCTTTCGAGAGCGAGCGCCTCGAGGTAGCCCGGATTGCCGCCGAGCGGGGGGAGAACCTCGAGGCCACCGCCCGCGAGCTGCGCTACAGCTTCCTGGCCAAGGTGGCCAAAAAGTACGGCGCCCAGGCGGTCCTCGTGGCCCACACCCAGGACGACCAGGCCGAGACCGTGCTCCTACAGCTTTTGCAGGGCACCGGTCGGGGGCTTGGAATGCGGGCCAAGCGGGGCAAGGTGGTGCGACCCTTGCTGGAGGTGAGCCGCAGCACGCTCCGGGAGTACCTGAACCACAAGGGCCAGGCTTGGCTCGAGGACATCAGCAACGCCGATGTATCCTTTGACCGCAATTTTCTGCGCCAGGAGATTCTCCCCCGCCTACAAGCGCGCTTTCCCCAGGCCAAAGCCGCGCTCGCCCGCTTCGCCGGCATCTCCCAGGTGGAGGACGAGGCCCTGGACCCCCTGGCCCAAGGCATCCTGATTCAGGACAAGCGCTGGCCCTGTCCGGCCTACCGGGTGGCCCCCCTGCTCCAGGCCCCAGCAGGGCTGCGGCGGCGGGCGTTGCGGCAGGTGCTGGAGGCCATCCAAATCCGCCCCGAAGCGGCCTGGATTGCCCAGCTCGAGCGGGCCCTGCACGGCGAGGCCTTCACCCTGCCCGAAGGCTGGCAGGTGCGGCGGCGCGACGGCACCCTCTTCCTCATTCCGGCCCTGCCAGGACTTTTCCCCCCCTGGCGAGGGGCCAGGCTGCCCCAGCCGGGCGACTACGTCTTCTTACCCAAGCGCCGGATGCGGCTGGTGGACTTCTTGGGCGAGCATGGGGTGCCCCTCGAGCTCAAGCAGCTTTGGCCGGTGCGCGCGGTGGGCAGCGAGGTGCAGGAGGTCTGGAAGCTCTGGCCCGAGCCGGAAGACCTGCGGTACATGCGCCTAGCGCTGGAGGAGGCCCGCCGGGCAGAGCAGAAGGGCGAGGTGCCCATCGGGGCGGTGGTGGTTCTAGACGATCGGGTCCTGGCCCAGGCCCACAACCAGGTGGAGCATCTGCGCAGCGCCACGGCCCACGCCGAGCTTCTGGCCCTGCACCAGGCTCTGCTGAAGCAGGGAGAGAAGGTGCTGCCCGGGGCCACGGTCTATGTGAGCCTGGAGCCCTGCCCGATGTGCTTTGGGGCCCTGGCCGAGGCCCAGGTGGGGCGGGTGGTCTATGCGGTGGAGAACCTCAAGGCCGGGGCGGTGAGCGTGCACCGGCTGAAGCCCCCCTTTGCCTGGGAAGGGGGCTGGCTCGAGCGCGAGGCAGCCCAGCTTCTCCGAGGCTTCTTCACCCAAAGGCGCACCCCGTGA
- the truD gene encoding tRNA pseudouridine(13) synthase TruD, with product MASLRFDFDAYPYLTADLPGIEGSIRVRPADFQVFEVPAYAPAGEGEHLFLRVEKEGLTTRRVVELIAQRLGVEEGQIGVAGLKDKHALAQQYLSLPARFEPRLKLLEDLPGVRILGWARHPHKLRLGHLAGNRFRILIRGAREPGRVEAVLRQLAERGVPNYYGPQRFGLGGQNPEKGYALVTGQKLHLSPWLRKFLVSSLQSLLFNDWLALRLRLGLFDRVVEGDVAKKHDTGGEFWVEEPERESQRALRFEISATGPLYGRKYREARGEARALEDQVLRRYGLERAHFVARRGDRRPIRVPLADWAVEAGPEGVWVSFFLPRGAYATAVLREVMKRNPELEEGWAEV from the coding sequence ATGGCCTCGCTGCGCTTCGATTTTGACGCCTACCCCTACCTAACCGCTGACCTGCCGGGCATAGAAGGCAGCATCCGGGTACGGCCGGCCGACTTCCAGGTCTTCGAGGTGCCTGCCTACGCCCCTGCCGGCGAGGGGGAGCACCTGTTTTTGCGCGTGGAGAAAGAGGGGCTGACCACCCGCAGGGTGGTGGAACTCATCGCCCAGCGGCTTGGGGTGGAGGAGGGCCAAATTGGGGTAGCGGGCCTTAAGGACAAGCACGCGCTCGCCCAGCAGTACCTCAGCCTGCCGGCTCGCTTTGAGCCCCGCCTAAAGCTCCTGGAGGACCTTCCCGGGGTGCGTATCCTGGGCTGGGCCCGGCACCCCCATAAGCTTCGGCTGGGCCACCTGGCAGGCAACCGTTTTCGCATCCTCATCCGGGGGGCGCGTGAGCCGGGTAGGGTGGAGGCTGTTCTCAGGCAGCTTGCCGAGCGGGGGGTGCCCAACTACTACGGGCCCCAGCGCTTTGGCCTGGGCGGTCAGAACCCGGAAAAGGGCTACGCCCTGGTCACCGGGCAGAAGCTGCACCTCTCCCCCTGGCTCAGGAAGTTCCTGGTCTCGAGCCTGCAGAGCCTGCTCTTCAACGACTGGCTGGCCCTCAGGTTGAGGCTGGGGCTTTTTGACCGGGTGGTTGAGGGGGATGTGGCCAAGAAACACGATACTGGTGGGGAGTTTTGGGTAGAGGAGCCCGAGCGGGAGAGCCAGCGGGCCCTGCGCTTCGAGATCAGCGCCACCGGACCGCTTTACGGCCGGAAGTACCGCGAGGCCCGGGGAGAGGCCCGCGCGCTGGAGGACCAGGTGCTCAGGCGCTACGGCCTGGAACGGGCCCACTTCGTAGCCCGCCGGGGCGATCGTCGGCCGATACGGGTACCCCTGGCGGACTGGGCGGTGGAGGCGGGGCCGGAAGGGGTCTGGGTCTCCTTCTTTCTGCCCCGGGGGGCCTATGCCACCGCTGTGCTGCGCGAGGTGATGAAGCGCAACCCGGAGCTGGAAGAGGGCTGGGCGGAGGTGTGA
- a CDS encoding roadblock/LC7 domain-containing protein has product MVEPAIALFGGTYEKAARILDELLRESGARYTLLLDRKGFVLAHKEALWAPKPPALDSLATLIAGNAAATQALAKMLGEPRFNELLHQGATYGLFVEEVGELALLVVIFDKSVPVGRVKLYGKRAAQALEEITQAAVVSPGALGIDREYREGASALLDELFGN; this is encoded by the coding sequence ATGGTCGAGCCGGCCATCGCGCTTTTTGGGGGCACCTACGAGAAAGCTGCGCGCATCCTCGACGAGCTTCTGCGCGAGAGCGGGGCCCGCTACACCCTCCTGCTGGACCGCAAGGGGTTCGTGCTGGCCCACAAGGAGGCCCTCTGGGCCCCCAAACCCCCTGCTTTGGACTCTCTGGCTACCCTGATTGCCGGCAACGCCGCAGCCACCCAGGCCCTGGCCAAGATGTTGGGAGAACCTCGTTTCAACGAGCTGTTGCACCAGGGGGCCACATATGGCCTCTTTGTTGAGGAGGTGGGGGAGCTGGCCCTGCTGGTGGTGATTTTTGACAAGTCGGTGCCGGTGGGGCGGGTTAAGCTGTACGGTAAGCGCGCGGCCCAGGCCTTGGAGGAGATTACCCAGGCCGCGGTGGTGAGCCCGGGTGCGCTGGGCATCGATCGGGAGTACCGGGAAGGGGCCAGCGCCCTTCTGGACGAACTCTTTGGAAACTAG
- a CDS encoding ATP/GTP-binding protein, whose translation MSTINFAAREINFKIVYYGPGMSGKTTNLKWVFQQIPQNRKGEMVSLATEDERTLFFDFLPVDLGEVKGFKTRFHLYTVPGQVFYNASRKLILRGVDGIVFVADSASNRLRANAESMRNLRENLAEYGIKLEDIPIVLQANKRDAPDALPVEMIQAVIDPEKRFPIFEAVATTGMGVFETLKAVSREVLSRVASS comes from the coding sequence ATGAGCACGATTAACTTCGCTGCCCGGGAAATCAACTTCAAAATCGTCTATTACGGTCCTGGCATGTCGGGCAAGACCACCAACCTCAAGTGGGTCTTCCAGCAGATCCCGCAAAACCGCAAGGGCGAGATGGTCTCCCTGGCCACCGAGGACGAGCGCACGCTGTTTTTTGACTTTTTGCCGGTCGACTTAGGCGAGGTCAAGGGGTTCAAGACCCGCTTTCACCTCTACACAGTGCCCGGCCAGGTTTTCTACAACGCCAGCCGCAAGCTAATCCTGCGGGGGGTGGACGGGATTGTCTTCGTGGCCGACTCGGCCTCCAACCGCCTCCGGGCCAACGCCGAGTCCATGCGCAACCTGCGGGAGAACCTGGCCGAGTACGGCATCAAGCTGGAAGATATTCCCATTGTGCTCCAGGCCAACAAGCGCGATGCACCGGACGCGTTGCCGGTGGAGATGATCCAGGCGGTCATCGACCCCGAGAAGCGCTTCCCCATCTTTGAGGCTGTCGCCACCACCGGGATGGGAGTGTTTGAGACCCTAAAGGCGGTGAGCCGGGAGGTGCTCTCGCGGGTGGCCTCGAGCTAA
- the gcvT gene encoding glycine cleavage system aminomethyltransferase GcvT: protein MKTTPLHQAHLALGARMVPFAGYEMPLQYSSITAEHLAVRQGVGLFDVSHMGEFWIRGPGALDFLQFATLNDVARLRVGRAQYSMLPNAQGGVVDDIYLYRTGEQEYLMVVNAANIEKDWNHLQALARGFEVALEDASHFFALLAVQGPKAVEVLQGLTDADLASPKKNDTFMAKLAGKWVRLARTGYTGEDGYEVFVAPDEVQAVWEALLAGGAVPCGLGARDTLRLEAGFPLYGHELTDTTNPLCTPFGWVVKAQKDFYGKKALLNPVCEQRLVGLRVEGGIPREGFRVFSGDEEVGRFTSGTHSPLLKQGIGMAYVQADRAQVGTALEVEVRGRRLAARVVELPFVKR, encoded by the coding sequence ATGAAAACCACGCCGCTTCACCAAGCCCACCTGGCCCTGGGGGCCCGTATGGTGCCCTTTGCCGGCTACGAGATGCCCCTGCAGTACAGCTCCATCACCGCCGAGCACCTGGCGGTGCGGCAGGGGGTGGGCCTTTTTGACGTCAGCCACATGGGGGAGTTCTGGATTCGGGGGCCGGGGGCCCTGGATTTTTTGCAGTTCGCCACCCTAAACGACGTTGCCAGACTCAGGGTGGGCCGGGCCCAGTACTCCATGCTGCCCAACGCCCAGGGCGGGGTGGTGGACGATATCTACCTCTACCGCACCGGCGAGCAGGAGTACCTGATGGTGGTCAACGCGGCCAACATCGAGAAGGACTGGAACCACCTGCAGGCCCTGGCCAGAGGGTTCGAGGTGGCCCTGGAGGATGCCTCGCACTTCTTTGCTCTTTTGGCGGTGCAGGGTCCGAAGGCGGTAGAGGTCCTGCAGGGGCTCACCGATGCCGACCTGGCCTCGCCCAAGAAGAACGATACCTTCATGGCCAAGCTGGCGGGTAAGTGGGTGCGCCTGGCCCGCACCGGCTACACCGGGGAAGACGGCTATGAGGTTTTTGTGGCCCCAGACGAGGTCCAGGCGGTCTGGGAGGCCCTCCTGGCAGGGGGGGCTGTGCCCTGCGGCCTGGGGGCGCGGGACACCCTCAGGCTCGAGGCCGGTTTCCCCCTTTACGGCCACGAGCTCACCGATACCACCAACCCCCTCTGTACCCCCTTCGGCTGGGTGGTCAAGGCCCAGAAGGATTTCTACGGCAAAAAGGCCCTGCTGAACCCGGTCTGCGAGCAGAGGCTGGTGGGCCTGCGGGTCGAGGGGGGGATTCCCCGCGAGGGCTTCCGGGTTTTCTCTGGGGACGAAGAGGTGGGCCGCTTTACCTCGGGCACCCACTCCCCCCTGCTCAAGCAGGGCATCGGGATGGCCTACGTGCAGGCGGATCGGGCCCAAGTGGGCACCGCTTTGGAGGTGGAGGTGCGCGGCCGGCGGCTGGCGGCCAGGGTGGTGGAGCTCCCCTTTGTGAAGCGTTAG
- the gcvH gene encoding glycine cleavage system protein GcvH: MDYPAELRYTKTHEWVRLEGDVAVVGITDFAQDALGDVVYVELPPVGKRVEAGAAVAVVESVKTASDIYAPISGEVIEVNSALGDKPELINQSPYGEGWIFKLRVNPADADGLLSAEEYRGVAEA; the protein is encoded by the coding sequence ATGGACTACCCAGCGGAACTCAGGTACACCAAGACCCACGAATGGGTGCGGCTGGAAGGCGACGTGGCGGTGGTGGGAATCACCGACTTTGCCCAGGATGCCCTGGGCGATGTGGTGTATGTGGAGCTACCCCCGGTGGGCAAGCGTGTGGAGGCCGGGGCGGCGGTGGCGGTGGTGGAGTCGGTCAAGACTGCCTCGGACATCTACGCCCCCATCAGCGGCGAGGTCATCGAGGTCAACAGCGCCTTAGGCGACAAGCCCGAGCTCATCAACCAGTCCCCCTATGGCGAGGGGTGGATTTTCAAGCTGCGGGTCAACCCCGCCGACGCCGACGGCCTCCTCTCGGCGGAGGAGTATCGAGGGGTGGCAGAGGCCTAG
- a CDS encoding MoxR family ATPase, with protein sequence MRAPLQALEATLKGVLFGQERVIRELLATVVAGGHALLEGLPGLGKTLLARAFAEASGLSYRRIQFTPDLLPADITGTEILEDGQFVFRPGPLFAQVVLADEVNRATPKTQSALLEAMQEGGVTVGGVRHALPAPFLVLATQNPLELEGTYPLPEAQLDRFMAKITVEAPPRAAWLRILAEEPQSPEPVEGLDLLKARAEAQQVVASQPALEAIANTAQLAGEERHLRMGLSPRGAKAWLALARALAYLDGRAHLDWEDLRAAALPALSHRLLLTEEAQFEGLRVEQVIEDLLRRTMPK encoded by the coding sequence GTGCGCGCCCCATTGCAAGCGCTGGAGGCCACCCTGAAGGGGGTGCTCTTCGGCCAGGAACGGGTCATCCGCGAGCTTTTGGCCACCGTGGTGGCCGGGGGCCACGCCCTCCTGGAGGGGCTGCCGGGGCTGGGCAAAACCCTTCTGGCCCGGGCCTTCGCTGAGGCCAGCGGGCTCTCCTACCGCCGCATCCAGTTCACCCCCGACCTCCTGCCGGCCGACATCACCGGCACCGAGATTCTGGAGGATGGGCAGTTCGTCTTCCGGCCTGGCCCGCTTTTCGCCCAGGTGGTGCTGGCCGACGAGGTGAACCGGGCCACCCCCAAGACCCAGTCGGCCCTGCTGGAGGCCATGCAGGAGGGAGGGGTGACGGTGGGGGGGGTGCGCCACGCCCTGCCAGCGCCTTTTTTGGTTCTGGCCACGCAAAACCCGCTGGAGCTCGAGGGCACCTACCCCCTGCCCGAGGCCCAGCTCGACCGCTTCATGGCCAAAATCACGGTGGAGGCCCCACCCCGGGCCGCCTGGCTTCGCATTCTGGCCGAGGAGCCCCAAAGCCCAGAGCCGGTGGAGGGCCTGGACCTGCTCAAAGCCCGCGCCGAGGCCCAGCAGGTGGTGGCGAGCCAGCCGGCTTTAGAAGCCATCGCCAACACCGCCCAGCTCGCCGGTGAGGAGAGACACCTGCGCATGGGCCTCTCCCCCCGGGGGGCCAAGGCCTGGCTGGCGCTGGCTCGAGCCCTGGCATACCTGGACGGGCGGGCCCACCTGGACTGGGAGGACCTGCGGGCCGCAGCCCTGCCCGCCCTCAGCCACCGCCTGCTCCTTACCGAGGAGGCCCAGTTCGAGGGGCTAAGGGTGGAGCAGGTCATAGAGGACCTGCTCCGGCGCACCATGCCCAAGTAG